The following coding sequences lie in one Paenibacillus durus ATCC 35681 genomic window:
- a CDS encoding M24 family metallopeptidase: MSATSLVFSRDEFNTRLQNVQRELGLKGLNGMLIHTPENIFYLTGYQSPGYYMYQCLVVPAYGDPVLVLRRGELSNVQTYSWLPESQVRTYDDTNDPVALTADTVREIGIAPGTIGLETGSWFLPVRNYQKLEKMLGDFRLMDAQGTVEAFRVIKSPAEIAYIREACAVADSSMQAGLDAIRAGVNEDEAAAAMFSGMILAGGEYLGMEPFISSGYRSGNMHAAWGHKVIGDGETLLLEVAGARNRYHGALMRAAYTGTPTDEIKRVTEVCIASLNAALEAIRPGVTAGEVDEACRGTIERAGLYEQFRKRTGYSIGVAFAPDWGEGHIMSLQRDDSRVLLPGMVFHIPPALRVPNRYGVGFSETILVTETGCEVLTKLPRELTLAKGVNA, from the coding sequence TTGAGCGCCACATCATTGGTATTTTCCAGGGATGAATTTAATACCCGTCTTCAAAATGTACAACGCGAGCTCGGACTAAAGGGGCTGAACGGGATGCTGATTCACACCCCTGAAAATATTTTTTATCTGACCGGCTACCAAAGTCCGGGCTATTATATGTACCAATGCCTGGTCGTGCCGGCTTACGGCGATCCGGTGCTCGTGCTTCGCAGGGGCGAGCTTTCCAACGTTCAGACCTACAGCTGGCTGCCCGAAAGCCAGGTCAGAACGTATGACGATACGAATGATCCGGTCGCCCTGACTGCCGATACGGTCAGAGAGATCGGCATCGCTCCCGGTACGATTGGCCTGGAGACGGGCTCCTGGTTCCTGCCCGTCCGCAATTACCAGAAGCTTGAGAAAATGCTTGGCGATTTCCGGCTCATGGATGCCCAAGGGACGGTTGAAGCGTTCCGGGTCATCAAATCTCCGGCGGAAATTGCATACATCCGCGAAGCCTGTGCCGTGGCCGACAGCTCGATGCAGGCGGGGCTTGATGCGATCCGGGCGGGAGTGAATGAAGACGAGGCTGCCGCAGCTATGTTCTCCGGCATGATCTTGGCCGGGGGCGAGTATTTGGGGATGGAGCCGTTCATCTCCTCCGGTTACCGTTCGGGCAACATGCATGCCGCATGGGGGCACAAGGTTATCGGCGACGGAGAGACGCTTCTGCTGGAAGTGGCGGGCGCACGCAACCGGTACCACGGCGCGCTGATGCGGGCTGCCTATACCGGCACGCCAACCGATGAAATCAAACGGGTGACCGAGGTGTGTATCGCCTCCTTGAACGCCGCGCTCGAAGCCATCCGTCCGGGCGTTACCGCCGGAGAGGTTGACGAAGCCTGCCGGGGAACGATTGAGCGTGCTGGACTGTACGAGCAGTTCCGCAAGCGCACCGGCTACTCGATTGGCGTCGCTTTTGCGCCGGACTGGGGCGAAGGCCATATTATGAGCCTCCAGCGGGACGATTCGCGTGTACTACTGCCGGGCATGGTGTTCCACATCCCGCCGGCGCTTCGCGTTCCGAACCGCTACGGCGTCGGATTCAGCGAGACGATTTTGGTGACGGAAACCGGCTGCGAAGTGCTCACCAAGCTGCCGCGTGAGTTGACCCTGGCGAAGGGGGTTAACGCATGA
- a CDS encoding nitrilase-related carbon-nitrogen hydrolase: MATVKLALVQFESALMDVAANVRKGLEFVEQASRQGADLIVFPELFVTGYDTDVIGDRYHELAEDTGGSTVRAFRGAAEKHSINIVLPMALKRSEGGIANGAVIIDRSGAVAGTYSKVHLWEDERKYFEPGDVCSPYQLDFGKLGVLICYDAGFPEAARTLALQGVKLIVTPSAFSIEDKHRWDIYFPARALENTCFVAGINGVGGGLRLFGNNKLANPKGELIVSGHLNEEDMQVLEIDLDEADECSKLTPYLRDLRMDTYGYQA; encoded by the coding sequence TTGGCAACCGTTAAACTGGCGCTGGTGCAGTTCGAAAGCGCGCTGATGGATGTTGCCGCGAATGTCCGGAAAGGTCTGGAGTTCGTTGAACAGGCCTCGCGGCAGGGCGCCGATCTGATCGTGTTCCCGGAACTGTTCGTCACCGGGTACGATACCGACGTCATCGGCGACCGTTATCATGAGCTGGCCGAGGATACCGGTGGTTCAACCGTTCGGGCATTCCGGGGAGCCGCCGAGAAGCATAGCATCAACATCGTGCTCCCGATGGCCCTTAAACGGAGTGAAGGCGGGATCGCCAATGGTGCCGTTATTATTGACCGAAGTGGAGCCGTCGCGGGTACGTACAGCAAGGTTCATCTCTGGGAGGACGAGCGAAAATATTTTGAACCCGGTGACGTTTGTTCACCGTATCAGCTCGATTTTGGCAAGCTCGGCGTCCTCATTTGTTACGATGCGGGGTTCCCGGAGGCGGCGCGCACCCTTGCTCTGCAAGGGGTGAAGCTGATCGTGACTCCATCCGCTTTTTCGATTGAAGACAAGCACAGATGGGATATTTATTTTCCGGCAAGGGCGCTAGAAAATACCTGCTTTGTGGCAGGCATCAACGGCGTGGGCGGCGGTCTGCGGCTGTTCGGCAACAACAAGCTGGCGAATCCAAAAGGCGAGCTCATCGTCAGCGGCCATTTGAATGAAGAGGACATGCAGGTGCTGGAGATCGATCTGGATGAAGCGGACGAATGCTCCAAGCTCACACCATATTTAAGGGATTTAAGAATGGATACTTACGGCTATCAGGCTTGA
- a CDS encoding amino acid ABC transporter ATP-binding protein: protein MLQIEQVSKQYHGDPILKEVSLDIREGERVVIIGPSGSGKSTLLRCMAGLESIEGGQILYNGQDVNGSRHARAEIGMVFQSFDLFQHLNAIQNIMLAPKVVRGEKEHVVRARAVQLLERVRLKDRAEHYPEQLSGGQQQRIAIARALAMNPKLMLFDEPTSALDPEMTAEVLDVISDLARDGMTVVIVTHEMEFARRVGDRIIFMDQGKVVEDLPSSKMEEAGKHPRLTQFLNQITQY from the coding sequence GTGTTGCAAATCGAGCAGGTGTCCAAGCAATACCATGGTGATCCGATCCTAAAAGAGGTCTCCCTCGATATCCGTGAGGGCGAGCGAGTGGTTATTATCGGACCTTCCGGCTCCGGCAAGTCTACGCTGCTGAGATGCATGGCGGGGCTTGAGTCCATCGAGGGGGGACAGATCCTGTACAACGGACAGGATGTTAACGGATCGCGGCATGCGCGGGCGGAGATCGGGATGGTTTTTCAATCATTCGATCTGTTCCAGCACCTGAACGCGATCCAGAATATTATGCTGGCTCCGAAAGTGGTGCGCGGGGAAAAAGAACATGTGGTCCGGGCGCGCGCGGTTCAATTGCTGGAGCGGGTACGTCTGAAAGACCGGGCGGAGCATTATCCGGAGCAGCTGTCTGGAGGGCAGCAGCAGCGCATCGCCATTGCGCGGGCGCTGGCCATGAATCCGAAGCTGATGCTGTTCGACGAGCCGACCTCGGCGCTTGATCCCGAGATGACGGCGGAGGTCCTGGACGTGATCTCGGATCTCGCCAGAGACGGGATGACCGTCGTCATCGTTACGCATGAAATGGAATTCGCCCGCCGGGTAGGCGACCGTATCATCTTTATGGATCAGGGAAAGGTTGTCGAAGACCTCCCTTCATCGAAGATGGAGGAAGCCGGCAAGCATCCCCGCCTGACGCAGTTCCTTAACCAGATTACGCAGTACTGA